DNA from Candidatus Methylomirabilota bacterium:
GCCAGCACGACCACCACCATCGGCAGCAGCAGGAAGGCGTAGACCAGCGCCACGATCGACCGGAGGATCATACGATGCCTCGCAGCGCGCGCTCGGTCACCTTGATGTAGACCGCGATGAGGGCCACCGAGATCACCAGGAGCACGAAGGCGTTGGCGGCGCCGAACGGCCAGTCGAACACCGAGAGCACCTGCTCGTAGACCACCATCGGCAGCACGTGCACCTTGAAGCCGCCCACCAGGATCGGCACCACGAAGGAGCTGATGGCGAGCGAGAAGACGAGCAGGGAGCCGGCCAGGATGCCGGGCAGCGACAGCGGCAGCGTCACCTCGAGGAAGGCCCGGCGCGGGGAAGCCCCCAGGGTCTGGGAGGCCTCGATCAGCTGGGGCTCGATGCGCTTCAGCACGCCGGTGAGCGAGAGCACCATGAACGGCAGGAACACGTGCACCAGCGCGAGCGTGACCCCGAACTTGTTGTACATGAGCGGCAGCGGGGCGCGGATCCAGCCGTGCTGGGTGAGGGTCGCGTTGATGAGGCCCCGATCGGCCAGCAGGATCATCCACCCGTAGCAGCGGATGACGATGCCGACCAGCAGCGGAGAGAGGATGAACACGATCAGCAGGGGCTTCCAGCGCGAGCGGGTCAGGGCCAGGTGGTAGGCGAGCGGATAGCCCAGGAGCAGGCACGCCACCGTGGTGAGCACGCCGAGCCACAACGTGTCCGCGAGCACGCTCAGGTAGTAGGCGTCGGTGAAGAAACGGACGTACTGGTGCAGCGTCAGCGACCACTCGAGCTGCCCGAAAGACTGCCGCGAGAAGCTGATGAGGAGCATCAGCAGCAGCGGGACGGTGAAGAACACCAGCAGCAGGAGCACGTACGGCCCCAGCAGCAGGACGCGCGCGCTCCGGGTCACGCGGCGATCTACCTCCTCGTTCGAGCGCCGGCTTTGCCGGCGCAATCCGGTTCAGGGGGGAGGTTCGGAAGGGGGGCGGAGCCCCCCTCCGAGACTAGCTCCGCGGCCACGCGGGCCACGAGGAGATTGGCCACCAGGGTCGGCGCCCCGGTCAGCGCCGCGATCTCGTCGCGCGTCTTGCGGCGGAAACCGATGCAGTCCATGACCACGAGCCCGGCCGGGCCGGCCCGCAGCGCCTCCGCGGCCCGCCGCACCGCGGCCGGGTCGTTCTCCTCGTAGGGCGACAGCGGCGCCACGTGCGCGTCGAAGCCGCAGGCGCGCCAGCGCGCGGTGGTCTGGGGCACGTGGCGCTCGGACGGGGTCAGCACACCCAGGCGGCCGGGAAAGACCATCGCGCGGAGCAGGCCCAGCAGGAGCTGCTGCGGCTCGAGGAACGGCCGCCGCGC
Protein-coding regions in this window:
- a CDS encoding ABC transporter permease, with the protein product MTRSARVLLLGPYVLLLLVFFTVPLLLMLLISFSRQSFGQLEWSLTLHQYVRFFTDAYYLSVLADTLWLGVLTTVACLLLGYPLAYHLALTRSRWKPLLIVFILSPLLVGIVIRCYGWMILLADRGLINATLTQHGWIRAPLPLMYNKFGVTLALVHVFLPFMVLSLTGVLKRIEPQLIEASQTLGASPRRAFLEVTLPLSLPGILAGSLLVFSLAISSFVVPILVGGFKVHVLPMVVYEQVLSVFDWPFGAANAFVLLVISVALIAVYIKVTERALRGIV
- a CDS encoding AroM family protein gives rise to the protein MTRVGLITVGQAPRSDVVPDMAAILGGDVEIVEAGALDGLSREQIAPLAPEGDDEILVTRLADGSSVFVGKTRMIPRIEAQIAALEDRGTALNVLLCTGEFPKLRARRPFLEPQQLLLGLLRAMVFPGRLGVLTPSERHVPQTTARWRACGFDAHVAPLSPYEENDPAAVRRAAEALRAGPAGLVVMDCIGFRRKTRDEIAALTGAPTLVANLLVARVAAELVSEGGSAPLPNLPPEPDCAGKAGARTRR